In Mytilus trossulus isolate FHL-02 chromosome 6, PNRI_Mtr1.1.1.hap1, whole genome shotgun sequence, a single window of DNA contains:
- the LOC134721921 gene encoding heat shock 70 kDa protein 12A-like, with translation MATGGRPRDILMVAAIDFGTTYSGYAYSMKGEYDRDKLNIHANTAWNSGTSTVMSLKAPTCILLRKETKELVAFGYDAENEYANIASAGRVDDYYYFERFKMVLYTREDISREMEIDDIRGASFPAIDVFAASIGALREHMMGHVERQGLNLQPDEIKWVLTVPAMWTDKAKEFMRESAEKAGIRRDRLMIALEPEAASIYCQHLPPDKMTGATEGFSVADDDTKYLVVDIGGGTVDITAHHKVCQDNLQELCSASGGACGGTTVDKEFLNFLENIVGERVMESLANDNSASYLDLVREFEILKRSISVPTKKKINFTIKPFADLNGLCLRFLEKEFKDVIDGSEYRDKISLVGDKMRMDGDLIRSLFDTACSHIVQEIRKVLKKIPTTNLKTFLLVGGFSECLIVQDAIQQAFPDVRILIPREDPGLAVAKGAVLFGHKPDFITSRITRCTYGRRIRPLFDESKHDPSKRVYGETGDRCRDVFETFMQKNKRVPVDEIVNVEYHTVMSSQGSVSVAIYYTLKDNASYVDDNGCKKLGEFRVPIPSPSAERRHVDVQFKFGWTELEVIATERQTGERTRYNFSLIN, from the exons ACATGCGAACACAGCATGGAATTCTGGGACAAGTACCGTCATGTCCCTAAAAGCTCCAACATGCATTCTTTTGAGAAAGGAGACTAAAGAATTGGTAGCATTTGGTTATGATGCGGAAAATGAGTACGCTAATATTGCCTCGGCAGGAAGGGTTGacgattattattattttgaaagatttaaaatggTTCTTTACACACGTGAG GATATATCCAGGGAAATGGAAATCGATGATATCAGAGGGGCATCTTTTCCCGCCATAGATGTATTTGCAGCCTCAATCGGGGCTTTAAGAGAACATATGATGGGTCATGTGGAGAGACAAGGTTTAAATCTACAGCCAGACGAGATAAAATGGGTTCTAACAGTACCGGCCATGTGGACGGATAAGGCGAAAGAGTTCATGAGAGAAAGTGCTGAAAAG GCGGGTATTAGAAGAGACCGATTAATGATCGCATTGGAACCAGAGGCTGCATCTATATACTGTCAGCATCTACCTCCTGATAAAATGACAGGGGCCACCGAGGGATTTTCTGTAGCAGATGATGATACCAAATATTTAGTAGTAGATATAGGAG GAGGTACCGTCGATATAACTGCTCATCATAAGGTGTGTCAGGACAATTTACAAGAACTTTGTTCAGCCTCTGGGGGAGCTTGTGGTGGGACCACCGTTGACAAAGAATTCCTAAACTTTCTAGAAAATATTGTTGGAGAGAGGGTCATGGAGTCATTAGCAAATGACAACTCCGCCAGCTACCTTGATTTGGTGAGGGAATTTGAAATACTAAAGAGATCAATAAGTGTACCAACCAAAAAGAAGATAAACTTTACGATAAAGCCGTTTGCAGACTTGAATGGTCTTTGCTTGCGTTTCTTGGAAAAAGAATTTAAAGACGTGATTGATGGCTCCGAATATCGTGATAAGATCTCGTTAGTAGGAGATAAGATGAGAATGGACGGAGATTTAATAAGATCACTTTTTGATACTGCATGTTCGCACATTGTACAAGAAATACGCAAAGTCTTAAAAAAGATACccactacaaatttgaaaacttttcttCTTGTTGGTGGGTTTTCAGAATGTTTAATTGTACAAGATGCAATTCAGCAAGCATTCCCTGACGTACGTATTTTGATCCCACGAGAAGATCCCGGACTAGCGGTTGCCAAAGGTGCAGTTCTGTTTGGTCATAAGCCTGATTTTATAACATCACGTATTACAAGATGCACATATGGTAGACGGATACGTCCATTATTTGACGAGTCGAAGCATGATCCGAGTAAACGTGTGTATGGAGAAACTGGGGACCGTTGCAGAGATGTATTTGAAACGTTTATGCAAAAGAATAAGAGAGTACCAGTAGATGAGATTGTGAATGTCGAGTATCATACAGTGATGAGTAGCCAGGGGTCAGTTAGTGTTGCTATCTACTATACCTTAAAAGACAATGCTAGTTATGTCGACGACAACGGTTGTAAAAAGCTGGGCGAATTTCGCGTTCCTATTCCAAGTCCGTCCGCGGAAAGGCGTCATGTGGATGTGCAATTTAAATTCGGATGGACAGAATTAGAAGTGATAGCAACGGAGAGACAGACGGGAGAGAGAACCCGTTACAACTtttctttgataaattaa